In the Theobroma cacao cultivar B97-61/B2 chromosome 1, Criollo_cocoa_genome_V2, whole genome shotgun sequence genome, one interval contains:
- the LOC18614266 gene encoding BEACH domain-containing protein C2 isoform X2, with protein MEEEEEKKFGETSVRGSDTPEVASVVEDRIGRSYQQNVNVTDGEEAIVRNDNAVPQGAHSASLIGDEDQFEPVSLENQDKAAGESHGGHVDSNRSSNSDYERGSSGGVEEYSEHLTRTYGKEYDSSSMPEPWHDRSTSSPGPERQTDYTIKQSSSATSLDSAFYADSVYSPLGSPIIPKAKAAMPNVSPELLHLVDSAIMGKPESLDKLKNIVSGAETFGSGEDMESIPFLVVDSLIATMGGVESFEEDEDNNPPSVMLNSRAAIVAGELIPWLPWEGDSDILMSARTRMVRGLLAILRACTRNRAMCSMAGLLGVLLRSAENIFAQDVGSTEQMKWDGTPLCYCIQHLAGHSLSVIDLHKWFQVITGTLTTAWSPRLMLAFEKAVSGRELKGPACTFEFDGESSGLLGPGESRWPFSNGYAFATWIYIESFADTLNAATAAAAIAVAAAAKSGKSSAMSAAAAASALAGEGTAHMPRLFSFLSADNQGIEAYFHAQFLVVESGSGKGKKASLHFTHAFKPQCWYFIGLEHVCRQGLIGKAESELRLYIDGSLYESRPFEFPRISKPLAFCCIGTNPPPTMAGLQRRRRQCPLFAEMGPVYIFKEPIGPERMARMASRGGDVLPSFGNGAGLPWLATNDYVQRMAEESSLLDAEIGGCIHLLYHPCLLSGRFCPDASPSGAAGMLRRPAEVLGQVHVATRMRPVEALWALAYGGPMSLLPLAVSNVRKDSLEPEQGSLPLSLATATLAAPIFRIISFAIHHPGNNEELCRTRGPEILSRILNYLLQTLSSFGPGKHNGVGDEELVAAVVSLCQSQKHDHALKVQLFSTLLLDLKIWSLCSYGLQKKLLSSVADMVFTESSVMRDANAMQMLLDGCRRCYWTIREKDSLDTFSLNDDIRPMGEVNALVDELLVVIELLIGAAPPSLAADDVRRLLGFMVDCPQPNQVCRVLHLMYRLVVQPNTARAQTFAEAFMGSGGIETLLVLLQQEAKAGDHHIPETSSKPDESLSVRRSEPELDSGGRDSEGIQDGGSPKERDQILQKKNFESQPLDSSSGLVDISPIVKMERMSSVSENSFMKNLGGISLSISADNARNNVYNVDKSDGIVVGIIGLLGALVACGHLKFGSHVSSEMTSSLFGGALNDAGGSMFEDKVSLLLFALQKAFQAAPNRLMTSNVYTALLGASINASSTEDGLNFYDSGHRFEHLQLLLVLLRSLPCASRAFQSRALQDLLILACSHPENRSSLTKMEEWPEWILEVLISNHELDARKQSNSASLWDLEDLVHNFLVIMLEHSMRQKDGWKDIEATIHCAEWLSIVGGSSTGDQRVRREESLPIFKRRLLGGLLDFAARELQAQTQVIAAAAAGVAAEGLSPKDAKVEAENAAQLSVFLVENAIVILMLVEDHLRLQSKLSCASHKAEGKASPLSLASPPNTHSNSTASIGRESFEAVDDSGSGNSGGLALDISATVMERLTAAAAAEPYDSVSSAFVSYGSCAMDIAEGWKYRSRLWYGVGLPSKSACIGGGGSGWESWNAALQKDANGNWIELPLVKKSVSMLQALLLDDSGLGGGLGIGGGSGTGMGGMAALYQLLDSDQPFLCMLRMVLLSMREEDNGEDSMLMRNVGIDDGMSEGLYRQGGNIISLDNSARMAVRKPRSALLWSVLSPILNMPISDSKRQRVLVASCVLYSEVWHAVGRDRKPLRKQYLEAIVPPFVAVLRRWRPLLAGIHELATADGLNPLTVDDRALAADALPLEAALAMISPAWAAAFASPPAAMALAMIAAGASGAETPAPPTTTQLKRDSSMLERKTTKFQTFSSFQKPLEVPNKSPSLPKDKAAAKAAALAAARDLERSAKIGSGRGLSAVAMATSAQRRNASDMERVKRWNASEAMGVAWMECLQPVDTKSVYGKDFNALSYKFIAVLVASFALARNIQRSEIDRRTQVDLVARHRLFTGIRAWRKLIHCLIEMKCLFGPSGDQISSQERIFWKLDFMESSSRMRPCLRRNYIGTDHFGAAANFEDQSEVKNNQEDVISSSNAPILAAEAISTELMNEDDEQAEIDHVDNRSYENDQSGEDQPRLSDISEQPLQKSVESIDSKLASEQDLVQSSSAVAPGYVPSELDERIVFELPSSMVRPLKVIRGTFQVTTKKINFIVDNTESNITMDGSEGNSEVRNDEKDRSWLMASLHQMYSRRYLLRRSALELFMVDRSTFFFDFGSSEGRRNAYRAIVQARPPHLNNIYLATQRPEQLLKRTQLMERWARWEISNFEYLMQLNTLAGRSYNDITQYPVFPWILSDNSSKSLDLSDPSAYRDLSKPVGALNPDRLKKFQERYASFDDPVIPKFHYGSHYSSAGTVLYYLVRVEPFTTLSIQLQGGKFDHADRMFSDVAATWNGVLEDMSDVKELVPELFYLPEMLTNENSIDFGTTQLGGKLGSVKLPPWAQNPVDFIHKHRMALESEHVSAHLHEWIDLIFGYKQRGKEAILANNMFFYITYEGTVDIDKISDPVQQRATQDQIAYFGQTPSQLLTVPHMKKMPLSEVLHLQTIFRNPREIKPYAVPGPERCNLPAAAIHASSDAIIIVDTNAPAAHIAQHKWQPNTPDGQGTPFLFQHGKSITSSAGGALIRMFKGPAGPGTDEWQFPQALAFASSGIRSSSIVSITSDKEIITGGHADNSIKLLSSDGAKTLETAFGHCAPVTCLALSSDSNYLVTGSRDTTVLLWRIHRAFTSRSSSTSEPTAGTGTPTSTSSGTLANILADKSRKRRIEGPIHVLRGHHREILCCCVSSDLGIVVSCGHSSDVLLHSTRRGRLMRQFVGVEADAVCLSSEGIVLTWNQFQHTLSTFTLNGVLIARAELPSLGGVSCMEISVDGESALIGMNSSLGNNGVCNSNQDLSFKKPVIDNLDLESEETNESNRLDIPSPSICFLNLHTLKVFHVLKLGERQDITALALNKDNTNLLVSTADKQLIIFTDPALSLKVVDQMLKLGWEGEGLSPLIKS; from the exons atggaagaagaagaagaaaagaagtttGGTGAAACTTCTGTAAGGGGTTCGGATACTCCTGAAGTAGCTTCTGTTGTGGAGGATAGGATAGGAAGATCTTATCAGCAGAATGTTAATGTTACAGATGGTGAGGAAGCTATTGTACGAAATGATAATGCAGTTCCACAAGGGGCTCATTCTGCATCTCTGATTGGGGATGAGGACCAATTTGAGCCTGTATCTTTAGAAAATCAAGATAAAGCTGCCGGGGAGTCTCATGGTGGTCATGTGGATTCGAATCGATCCTCAAATTCAGACTATGAGAGAGGCTCATCTGGCGGGGTTGAGGAATACTCTGAACATCTAACAAGGACATATGGGAAGGAGTATGATTCTTCCTCAATGCCTGAACCATGGCATGATCGTTCTACTTCAAGCCCTGGACCTGAAAGACAAACAGATTATACCATTAAGCAGTCAAGCTCGGCAACTAGTCTTGATTCTGCCTTTTATGCAGATTCTGTATACTCTCCCCTTGGTTCACCAATAATTCCTAAGGCAAAAGCTGCTATGCCAAATGTGTCTCCTGAGTTATTGCATTTAGTAGATTCTGCCATTATGGGGAAGCCTGAAAGCTTGGACAAGCTGAAGAATATTGTAAGTGGGGCTGAGACTTTTGGAAGCGGGGAGGATATGGAGAGTATTCCTTTCTTGGTTGTTGATTCACTTATTGCCACAATGGGTGGAGTTGAAAGTTTTGAAGAGGATGAGGACAACAATCCTCCTAGTGTGATGCTAAACTCTCGGGCTGCAATCGTGGCAGGCGAGCTTATTCCTTGGCTTCCCTGGGAAGGAGATAGTGACATTCTCATGTCTGCCAGGACACGGATGGTTAGAGGCTTGCTTGCTATATTACGAGCCTGTACGAGAAACAGGGCAATGTGCTCTATGGCTGGTTTACTAGGAGTTCTTTTAAGGTCAGCTGAGAATATTTTTGCTCAGGATGTTGGCTCAACGGAGCAGATGAAATGGGATGGAACTCCCTTATGCTATTGCATCCAACATTTGGCAGGGCATTCACTTAGTGTCATTGATTTACATAAATGGTTTCAGGTCATTACAGGAACACTTACTACTGCTTGGTCGCCACGCTTAATGCTTGCATTTGAGAAGGCAGTGAGTGGGAGAGAGTTGAAGGGACCAGCTTGCACTTTTGAATTTGATGGTGAAAGCTCTGGTTTGCTTGGTCCTGGGGAAAGTCGTTGGCCATTTAGCAATGGATATGCCTTTGCAACGTGGATCTACATTGAATCATTTGCAGATACATTAAATGCAGCAACTGCTGCCGCTGCAATTGCTGTTGCCGCAGCAGCCAAGTCAGGAAAATCATCAGCCATgtctgctgctgctgctgcaaGTGCACTTGCTGGTGAAGGCACTGCGCACATGCCTCGTTTATTTAGTTTCTTATCTGCTGATAATCAGGGGATAGAGGCTTATTTTCATGCACAGTTTTTAGTGGTTGAAAGTGGgagtggaaaaggaaagaaggcTTCTTTACATTTTACTCATGCATTCAAGCCTCAATGCTGGTATTTTATTGGTTTGGAGCATGTATGCAGGCAGGGACTTATTGGGAAAGCAGAGAGTGAATTGAGATTATATATTGATGGATCATTGTATGAAAGTCGTCCTTTTGAGTTTCCTCGCATCTCCAAGCCGCTTGCATTTTGTTGCATTGGGACAAACCCCCCTCCTACAATGGCTGGGTTACAACGCCGTCGTCGTCAGTGCCCTTTATTCGCTGAAATGGGCCcagtatatatatttaaggAACCAATTGGGCCAGAAAGAATGGCACGTATGGCTTCTAGGGGAGGAGATGTGCTGCCTTCTTTTGGTAATGGTGCAGGACTTCCTTGGCTAGCCACTAACGATTATGTGCAAAGAATGGCAGAGGAAAGTTCTCTATTGGATGCAGAAATTGGAGGTTGCATTCACCTACTCTACCACCCCTGCCTGCTTAGTGGGCGATTCTGCCCAGATGCTTCTCCATCTGGTGCTGCAG GTATGCTGCGCAGACCTGCTGAGGTTCTTGGGCAAGTCCATGTTGCAACACGGATGAGACCTGTGGAGGCTCTCTGGGCTTTAGCTTATGGAGGTCCGATGTCTTTACTTCCTCTGGCAGTCAGCAATGTGCGTAAAGATAGCCTGGAACCTGAACAGGGTAGTCTTCCGTTGTCTTTGGCTACAGCTACTCTTGCTGCGCCAATATTCAGAATTATTTCATTTGCTATCCATCACCCTGGGAACAATGAAGAGCTATGTCGTACGAGGGGACCTGAGATTCTGTCAAGAATCTTAAACTATCTTTTACAAACTTTGTCTTCTTTTGGTCCTGGAAAGCATAATGGCGTGGGAGATGAGGAGCTTGTTGCAGCTGTTGTTTCCTTATGTCAATCTCAGAAGCATGATCATGCACTTAAAGTTCAGCTTTTCAGTACACTACTTTTGGATCTTAAAATTTGGAGTTTGTGCAGCTATGGGCTCCAAAAGAAACTCCTATCATCTGTTGCAGATATGGTCTTCACAGAGTCATCAGTCATGCGAGATGCCAATGCTATGCAGATGCTTCTTGATGGCTGCAGAAGGTGCTATTGGACAATTCGTGAAAAGGACTCCCTTGATACTTTTTCCCTAAATGATGATATTCGCCCAATGGGTGAAGTGAATGCTTTGGTTGATGAGCTCTTAGTTGTCATTGAACTTCTAATAGGAGCAGCACCACCTTCATTGGCTGCAGATGATGTCCGTCGTTTACTTGGATTCATGGTTGATTGCCCACAACCTAACCAG GTTTGCAGGGTGTTACATTTGATGTACAGGCTAGTGGTTCAACCAAATACGGCCCGAGCTCAAACATTTGCAGAGGCATTCATGGGTTCTGGTGGGATAGAAACACTTCTTGTCCTCCTGCAACAAGAAGCTAAAGCCGGAGATCACCACATTCCTGAAACTAGCTCTAAGCCTGATGAAAGCTTGTCTGTTCGAAGATCTGAACCAGAACTAGATAGTGGTGGTAGGGATTCAGAAGGAATTCAGGATGGAGGATCTCCAAAGGAGAGGGATCAAattttgcaaaagaaaaattttgaatctcAACCTCTTGATAGTAGTAGTGGCCTTGTGGACATTTCTCCTATAGTGAAAATGGAAAGGATGTCTTCTGTTTCTGAAAATTCTTTTATGAAGAATTTGGGTGGAATAAGTCTTTCCATTAGTGCTGACAATGCAAGGAATAATGTTTATAATGTTGACAAAAGTGATGGAATTGTTGTTGGGATCATTGGGCTTTTAGGTGCTTTAGTAGCATGTGGGCATCTGAAATTTGGTTCGCATGTGTCCTCGGAGATGACAAGCAGCCTTTTTGGTGGTGCACTAAATGATGCAGGTGGCAGTATGTTTGAAGATAAAGTTTCTCTTCTGCTTTTTGCTTTGCAGAAGGCTTTCCAGGCTGCTCCTAATAGGCTTATGACGAGCAATGTCTACACAGCTTTATTGGGGGCCTCG ATCAATGCTTCTTCAACAGAGGATGGGTTGAATTTTTATGATTCTGGTCATCGTTTTGAACATTTACAACTTTTGTTGGTTTTGTTGCGTTCACTACCATGTGCATCTAGAGCTTTCCAAAGCCGGGCACTACAG GATCTTCTGATTTTGGCTTGCAGTCATCCAGAAAATAGAAGCAGTCTAACAAAAATGGAGGAATGGCCTGAGTGGATATTGGAGGTTCTTATCTCTAACCATGAG TTGGATGCAAGAAAACAGTCTAATTCTGCAAGCTTATGGGACCTAGAGGACCTCGTACACAATTTCCTGGTAATTATGTTGGAGCATTCAATGCGCCAAAAGGATGGATGGAAG GATATTGAAGCTACAATTCATTGTGCAGAATGGCTCTCTATCGTTGGTGGATCTAGCACTGGGGATCAGAGAGTTAG GCGTGAAGAATCTTTGCCAATATTCAAGAGAAGGCTCTTGGGTGGTTTGCTGGACTTTGCTGCCAGAGAACTGCAGGCTCAG ACTCAAGTTATTGCTGCTGCTGCCGCTGGGGTTGCAGCAGAAGGTTTGTCCCCAAAGGATGCTAAGGTAGAAGCAGAGAATGCTGCACAGCTTTCCGTGTTTTTGGTAGAGAATGCAATTGTCATTTTAATGCTTGTTGAAGATCATTTACGGTTACAAAGTAAACTTTCTTGTGCATCACACAAAGCCGAAGGCAAAGCATCTCCTCTTTCTCTTGCATCTCCCCCAAATACTCACTCAAATTCAACGGCATCAATTGGTAGAGAATCATTTGAAGCAGTGGATGATAGTGGATCTGGCAATTCTGGCGGACTCGCTCTGGAT ATTTCTGCAACAGTTATGGAACGGCTtactgctgctgctgctgctgagCCTTATGATTCTGTTTCCTCTGCTTTTGTGTCATACGGGAGTTGTGCTATGGATATAGCTGAGGGTTGGAAATACAGGAGCCGGTTATGGTACGGTGTTGGCCTTCCTTCAAAATCAGCTTGCATTGGTGGTGGTGGCAGTGGCTGGGAGTCATGGAATGCTGCTTTGCAAAAAGATGCTAATGGAAACTGGATTGAACTTCCTCTAGTGAAGAAGTCTGTAAGCATGCTCCAAGCTTTATTGTTAGATGATTCTGGACTTGGTGGCGGTCTTGGTATTGGTGGTGGATCAGGTACTGGGATGGGAGGAATGGCAGCACTTTACCAGTTACTGGACAGTGACCAACCATTTTTATGCATGCTTCGCATGGTACTTCTTTCAATGAGGGAAGAAGATAATGGAGAAGACAGTATGCTCATGAGGAATGTAGGCATAGACGATGGAATGTCGGAAGGATTGTATCGCCAAGGAGGCAACATCATATCCTTAGATAACAGTGCTAGAATGGCAGTGAGAAAACCACGGTCAGCTTTGTTGTGGAG TGTGCTTTCTCCTATTCTGAACATGCCAATTTCTGATTCGAAGAGACAAAGAGTTTTGGTAGCATCTTGTGTTCTCTATTCTGAG GTATGGCATGCTGTTGGGAGGGACAGAAAGCCACTTCGTAAACAGTATCTTGAGGCCATTGTACCACCTTTTGTTGCTGTTTTGAGGCGGTGGCGACCACTTTTGGCAGGAATTCATGAACTTGCTACTGCCGATGGTTTGAATCCTCTTACTGTTGATGATCGTGCATTGGCTGCTGATGCATTGCCATTAGAG gcAGCTCTTGCAATGATCTCTCCAGCTTGGGCTGCTGCTTTTGCATCACCACCAGCTGCAATGGCATTGGCAATGATTGCTGCTGGCGCTAGTGGAGCAGAAACTCCGGCCCCCCCAACAACCACACAACTTAAACGTGACTCCTCAATGCTTGAGCGTAAAACAACTAAGTTTCAAACATTTTCAAGCTTTCAAAAACCTCTGGAGGTGCCTAACAAATCACCATCACTTCCAAAAGACAAGGCAGCTGCAAAAGCTGCTGCCTTAGCAGCTGCACGTGATCTTGAACGCAGTGCAAAGATTGGTTCTGGAAGAGGTCTCAGTGCCGTTGCAATGGCTACTTCTGCACAGCGGAGGAATGCTAGTGATATGGAGCGTGTGAAGAGATGGAATGCTTCTGAAGCCATGGGAGTTGCATGGATGGAATGTCTGCAACCAGTTGATACAAAATCTGTCTATGGGAAAGATTTTAATGCTTTGTCCTATAAATTTATTGCTGTCCTTGTTGCAAGTTTTGCTTTAGCAAGAAACATTCAGCGGTCGGAG ATTGATAGGCGCACACAAGTTGATTTAGTTGCACGACATCGGTTATTTACTGGGATTCGTGCATGGCGCAAACTTATCCATTGCTTAATAGAGATGAAATGTCTCTTTGGGCCATCCGGGGACCAAATTTCTAGTCAGGAACGT ATTTTCTGGAAGCTAGACTTTATGGAAAGTTCTTCGAGAATGAGACCATGTTTGAGAAGGAATTACATAGGGACTGATCATTTTGGTGCTGCTGCTAATTTTGAGGATCAAAGTGAGGTGAAAAACAATCAAGAGGATGTCATAAGCTCATCTAATGCTCCTATTCTGGCAGCAGAAGCAATCTCCACGGAATTAATGAATGAAGATGATGAACAGGCAGAAATTGATCATGTAGATAACAGATCCTATGAAAATGACCAAAGTGGGGAAGATCAGCCAAGGCTGTCTGACATATCTGAGCAACCCTTGCAGAAATCAGTGGAATCCATTGATTCTAAACTTGCCAGTGAGCAAGACTTGGTCCAAAGTTCATCAGCAGTTGCTCCTGGGTATGTTCCTAGTGAACTTGATGAGAGAATTGTGTTTGAACTTCCTTCATCTATGGTTCGGCCACTGAAGGTTATACGAGGAACCTTTCAA GTAAccactaagaaaataaattttatagttGATAACACTGAAAGCAACATAACCATGGATGGTTCGGAAGGCAACTCTGAAGTGAGAAATGACGAAAAGGACCGTAGTTGGTTGATGGCTTCTCTTCATCAAATGTATAGCCGAAG ATATCTCCTAAGAAGAAGTGCTCTTGAGCTGTTCATGGTTGACCGTTCTAccttcttctttgatttcggG AGTTCTGAGGGCCGAAGAAATGCCTACCGAGCTATCGTTCAAGCAAGACCTCCTCATTTGAACAACATTTATCTTGCAACTCAG AGACCTGAACAACTCCTGAAAAGAACTCAACTAATGGAGCGCTGGGCTAGGTGGGAG ATCAgcaattttgaatatttaatgcAGCTAAATACATTGGCTGGGCGTAGTTATAATGACATAACTCAG TATCCAGTATTTCCATGGATTCTTTCTGACAACAGTTCAAAGAGTTTGGATCTTTCTGATCCTTCAGCTTACCGGGATCTTTCAAAG CCTGTTGGGGCATTGAATCCAGATCGGCTGAAGAAATTCCAAGAGAGATATGCTAGCTTCGATGATCCAGTTATCCCCAAGTTCCATTATGGCTCACATTATTCAAGTGCTGGAACT GTGTTGTATTATCTTGTTAGAGTTGAGCCATTTACAACTCTTTCAATTCAGCTGCAAGGTGGAAAATTTGATCATGCAGACCGGATGTTTTCAGATGTTGCTGCTACTTGGAACGGAGTTCTTGAGGACATGAGTGATGTGAAGGAATTG GTTCCTGAGCTGTTCTACCTTCCTGAGATGTTAACCAATGAAAATTCAATTGACTTCGGAACAACACAATTAGGAGGAAAGCTTG GTTCTGTCAAACTCCCACCATGGGCTCAAAACCCGGTTGATTTCATTCATAAACATCGGATGGCTCTTGAGAGTGAGCATGTGTCTGCGCATTTGCATGAATGGATTGACCTCATATTTGG GTATAAGCAACGAGGCAAAGAAGCTATATTGGCAAATAATATGTTCTTTTACATTACTTATGAAGGGACAGTTGATATTGATAAGATCTCTGATCCA gtaCAACAGCGTGCTACACAAGACCAGATTGCTTATTTTGGACAAACTCCATCCCAACTTCTTACCGTCCCTCACATGAAGAAGATGCCACTTTCAGAGGTTCTTCATTTGCAG ACAATCTTTCGGAATCCAAGAGAAATCAAACCATATGCTGTCCCAGGCCCTGAACGCTGCAATTTGCCAGCAGCAGCTATTCATGCGTCTTCAGATGCTATCATAATAGTTGACACAAATGCGCCAGCAGCTCATATTGCACAGCACAAGTGGCAGCCAAACACTCCCGATGGCCAGGGAAcaccatttttatttcaacatGGAAAGTCAATAACAAGCTCTGCTGGTGGAGCACTTATAAGAATGTTCAAAGGGCCAGCTGGCCCTGGTACTGATGAGTGGCAGTTTCCCCAGGCACTAGCATTTGCTTCTTCTGGGATCAGAAGCTCATCTATTGTTTCCATCACAAGTGATAAAGAAATTATCACAG GTGGACATGCGGATAACAGTATCAAGCTACTGTCATCTGATGGAGCAAAGACACTTGAAACGGCTTTTGGACACTGTGCTCCTGTCACTTGCCTTGCTCTATCATCAGATAGCAACTATCTTGTGACAGGATCCCGGGACACTACTGTATTACTATGGAGGATTCATAGGGCATTCACATCCCGCTCAAGCAGCACATCAGAACCAACTGCTGGCACTGGCACACCAACCTCAACTAGTAGTGGTACTTTAGCTAACATCTTGGCAGACAAAAGCAGGAAGCGACGCATAGAAGGTCCCATACATGTGCTTCGGGGTCACCACAG